Proteins encoded in a region of the Amia ocellicauda isolate fAmiCal2 chromosome 19, fAmiCal2.hap1, whole genome shotgun sequence genome:
- the LOC136715006 gene encoding serine/threonine-protein kinase N2-like, which translates to MGLKAILRKSYVYPVVLALMLWRRFTSRPEKPDAGGQVEEGAGEGLPEAQGLTAASRHDISPATSTTAVERPSQKDVVVTDIPTDRSSDVAKPDAHRREEIDVPEPGSLAVPSSTDMRGQRLLGSGVKNYKSVAVLGHGTFGKVLLAEDKDRSEMVAIKALKKGDIVILGNVESVMCERRILETVSSVRHPFLVNLLSCFQTQVHICFVMEFAAGGNLSTHMQAARFKEPRAIFYAACVVLGLEFLHERRIVYRDLKPDNLVLDSEGFLKIADFGLCKEGIGFGDHTSSPCGTPSYFAPEVLTQASYTRAVDWWGLGVLIFHMLVGRPPFRGDDGEQLFRNIVEAEVRYPWFVSSKATSIMKELLHKTPAERLGSGEWDAAEVKKHPYFSRVDWNGLLERKVKPPFIPTIRGNKDVRNFSSAYVSENIPVLTPPQQPIILTEEEEENFCDFGYTATWC; encoded by the exons ATGGGATTGAAGGCGATCTTGAGGAAGTCCTACGTGTATCCTGTGGTGCTGGCACTCATGCTATGGAGGCGCTTCACGTCTCGCCCGGAAAAGCCCGATGCTGGTGGGCAGGTAGAGGAAGGCGCTGGAGAGGGTCTGCCTGAGGCACAGGGCCTCACTGCCGCCTCCAGGCACGACATCTCACCAGCGACCAGCACGACGGCCGTGGAAAGACCGAGTCAGAAG GATGTAGTGGTGACTGACATCCCGACTGACAGAAGTAGTGATGTGGCAAAACCAGACGCCCACCGTCGAGAGGAGATTGACGTTCCAGAGCCGGGGAGCTTAGCTGTTCCATCATCTACAGATATGAG GGGGCAGCGGCTTCTGGGTTCTGGTGTCAAGAACTACAAATCTGTTGCCGTGCTGGGGCATGGCACTTTTGGGAAG GTGCTGCTTGCTGAGGACAAAGATAGATCCGAAATGGTGGCCATTAAGGCACTGAAAAAAGGAGATATTGTAATCCTTGGTAATGTTGAGAG CGTCATGTGTGAAAGGAGGATTTTGGAGACCGTCAGCAGTGTCCGGCACCCCTTTTTGGTGAACCTCCTGTCCTGCTTCCAGACGCAAGTTCACATCTGTTTCGTTATGGAGTTTGCGGCAGGGGGAAACCTCTCAACACACATGCAGGCAGCCAGGTTTAAGGAGCCCAGGGCCAT attttatgCGGCTTGCGTGGTGCTGGGCTTGGAATTCCTGCACGAGCGCAGAATAGTgtacag ggATTTGAAGCCAGATAACTTGGTGCTGGACTCAGAGGGCTTTCTGAAAATTGCAGACTTTGGGCTCTGCAAAGaag GCATCGGTTTCGGAGATCACACCAGTTCACCTTGCGGCACTCCCTCGTATTTCGCTCCAGAAGTCCTGACCCAAGCATCTtacacccgggcagtggactggtggggCCTGGGTGTGCTCATCTTTCATATGCTGGTTGGCAGG CCTCCTTTCCGCGGTGACGATGGAGAGCAGTTGTTTCGGAATATTGTTGAGGCTGAAGTGCGATATCCTTGGTTCGTCTCTTCAAAGGCCACCTCCATAATGAAAgag ctTCTGCATAAAACTCCAGCTGAGCGCCTTGGGTCAGGTGAATGGGATGCTGCAGAGGTGAAGAAGCATCCCTACTTCTCG AGAGTGGATTGGAATGGGCTGCTGGAAAGGAAGGTGAAGCCTCCTTTCATCCCTACCATCAGAGGGAACAAGGATGTCAGGAATTTCAGCAGCGCATACGTGTCAGAAAATATACCAGTCCTGACTCCACCTCAGCAGCCCATCATACTcaccgaggaggaggaggagaacttCTGTGACTTTGGATACACAGCAACATGGTGTTAG